One stretch of Candidatus Zixiibacteriota bacterium DNA includes these proteins:
- a CDS encoding PDZ domain-containing protein, which yields MKRITLEIVIALLLSLLLGMILDRTDAADDKRPIMRMMKPGDVFILQETGAVIVSADSNLKIDLIAPGDQRPEGYRAVDMKRDDEILMLNGKKLTSIKDLKDGYEALAIGAEVKLGIRRDRQLMIVSFVKCDPEKLPKREVRLSAPEGGGGGASFVTLGGADGKVAAFPDLGIIVKADGDRVIVAHVLPNAKENFQALSLKEGDEILELAGTKVVSVGDFELRYGKIAVGDFVALTLKQGDGTKQIKIKKPAGTSAPLIIEKRQSQ from the coding sequence ATGAAGAGAATCACGTTGGAGATCGTCATAGCGCTGCTGCTCAGCCTCCTGCTGGGAATGATCCTGGACCGGACCGACGCTGCCGACGATAAGCGCCCGATCATGCGGATGATGAAACCGGGCGATGTGTTCATCCTGCAGGAGACCGGTGCGGTGATCGTGAGCGCGGATAGCAATCTTAAGATCGATCTGATCGCACCGGGCGATCAGCGGCCGGAGGGGTATCGCGCAGTTGACATGAAACGGGACGACGAAATCCTGATGTTGAACGGTAAGAAACTGACTTCGATCAAGGATCTCAAAGACGGTTATGAAGCGCTGGCAATTGGCGCCGAGGTGAAGCTGGGAATTCGTCGCGACCGGCAGCTGATGATCGTAAGCTTCGTCAAGTGCGATCCGGAGAAACTACCGAAGCGAGAAGTGCGCCTGAGCGCGCCCGAAGGCGGAGGCGGGGGTGCAAGTTTCGTCACTCTGGGCGGGGCCGACGGCAAGGTGGCGGCTTTCCCGGATCTGGGGATCATCGTCAAGGCGGACGGCGACCGCGTCATCGTCGCGCACGTGCTGCCGAACGCCAAGGAGAATTTTCAGGCATTGTCGCTCAAGGAAGGCGACGAAATTCTGGAACTGGCGGGCACCAAAGTCGTTTCGGTGGGCGACTTTGAACTACGTTATGGCAAGATCGCCGTCGGTGACTTTGTCGCCTTGACGTTGAAACAGGGTGACGGAACGAAACAGATCAAGATCAAGAAGCCGGCCGGCACGTCGGCTCCGCTGATCATCGAGAAACGGCAATCGCAGTAG